From a region of the Bradyrhizobium diazoefficiens genome:
- a CDS encoding amino acid ABC transporter substrate-binding protein, with translation MRTFRGGLLIGLAVAVLVGVLAIIYEFYDTRTLKRTVRRGEVLCGVNKGLPGFSYSEDNKDWAGFDVDFCRAVAAAIFDDPGKAKFIPLDASERFKELQSRKVDILSRNSTWSMARELDYDLYFPAVAYYDGAGFMLPRSRNKETALDLTGSKVCVQAGTTTALNVADYFRANNMKYDEMKFGNLNEVVKAYETGKCDTLSADVSQLYALRLNLSKPGDHMILPDMISKEPLAPVVRQRDDDWMMIVKWTLYAMINAEELGVTSENIDEALKSKKPEVMRLVGTEGNYGEQLGLTKDWAVRIIRHVGNYGEMYERNIGAKSKLKIPRGMNQLWNAGGVQYAPPMR, from the coding sequence ATGCGCACTTTTCGAGGCGGCCTGCTGATCGGGCTCGCGGTCGCCGTGCTGGTCGGCGTTCTGGCCATCATCTACGAGTTCTACGACACCCGTACGCTGAAGCGCACCGTGCGCCGCGGCGAGGTGCTGTGCGGCGTCAATAAGGGCCTGCCGGGCTTCTCGTACTCCGAAGACAATAAGGACTGGGCCGGATTCGACGTGGATTTCTGCCGTGCAGTGGCCGCGGCGATCTTCGACGACCCCGGCAAGGCGAAGTTCATCCCGCTCGATGCCAGCGAGCGCTTCAAGGAATTGCAGAGCCGGAAGGTGGACATCCTCTCGCGCAACTCGACCTGGAGCATGGCGCGCGAGCTCGACTATGACCTCTATTTCCCTGCGGTCGCCTATTACGACGGCGCAGGCTTCATGCTGCCGCGTTCGCGCAACAAGGAGACCGCGCTGGACCTCACCGGCAGCAAGGTCTGCGTGCAGGCCGGCACCACGACCGCGCTCAACGTCGCCGACTACTTCCGTGCCAACAACATGAAGTATGACGAGATGAAGTTCGGCAATCTCAACGAGGTCGTGAAGGCCTACGAGACCGGCAAGTGCGACACGCTCTCCGCCGACGTCTCCCAGCTTTATGCCCTCAGGCTGAACCTGTCGAAACCTGGCGACCACATGATCCTGCCGGACATGATCTCCAAGGAACCGCTCGCTCCCGTGGTGCGCCAGCGCGACGACGACTGGATGATGATCGTGAAGTGGACGCTGTACGCGATGATCAACGCCGAGGAGCTTGGCGTGACCTCGGAGAACATCGACGAGGCGCTGAAGTCGAAGAAGCCGGAAGTGATGCGGCTGGTCGGCACCGAAGGCAATTACGGCGAGCAGCTCGGCCTCACCAAGGACTGGGCCGTCCGCATCATTCGCCACGTCGGCAATTACGGCGAGATGTACGAGCGCAACATCGGCGCGAAGTCGAAGCTGAAGATCCCGCGCGGCATGAACCAGCTGTGGAACGCGGGCGGTGTGCAATACGCACCGCCGATGCGGTAG
- a CDS encoding thioredoxin family protein, producing MTFKLLAVSAALIGFTVTGAVIPGICDEVSSATPVRVAAASQQVAPDFAGISTWFNSKPLSMADLRGKVVLVDFWTYGCVNCVNTLPHVTDLYAKYKDKGLVVVGVHTPEFPFERSASNVQAALKRHSITYPVAQDNDSRTWNAYRNQYWPAQYIIDQSGKIVFQHAGEGSYGEIDRTVAKLLNVNS from the coding sequence ATGACTTTCAAACTGCTCGCCGTTTCCGCCGCCCTGATCGGCTTCACCGTGACCGGCGCGGTCATCCCCGGCATCTGCGACGAGGTTTCCAGCGCGACTCCGGTCCGCGTTGCGGCCGCAAGCCAACAGGTCGCGCCCGACTTCGCCGGCATCAGCACCTGGTTCAACTCCAAGCCGCTCAGCATGGCCGATCTGCGCGGCAAGGTCGTGCTGGTCGACTTCTGGACCTATGGCTGCGTCAACTGCGTCAACACGCTGCCGCACGTCACCGATCTCTACGCCAAGTACAAGGACAAGGGCCTCGTCGTGGTCGGCGTGCACACACCGGAATTCCCGTTCGAGCGCTCGGCCTCCAACGTCCAGGCTGCGCTGAAGCGCCACAGCATCACCTATCCGGTGGCACAGGACAACGACTCCCGGACCTGGAACGCCTACCGCAACCAATATTGGCCGGCGCAATACATCATCGACCAGAGCGGCAAGATCGTGTTCCAGCACGCCGGCGAAGGCAGCTACGGCGAGATCGACCGCACCGTGGCAAAGCTGCTGAACGTCAACAGCTGA
- a CDS encoding L,D-transpeptidase: MTDFRRLTGMLVAAIGLTLSAPQAYAQQPDRGDEPGLIADDSYQLDPEWQKQVVYFRTTEPPGTIIVSTAERHLYLVQPGGRAIRYGIGVGRDGFQWQGLVTITNKKEWPDWTPPAEMIQRQPYLPRFMAGGPGNPLGARAMYLGTTVYRIHGTNRPDTIGTKVSSGCFRLVNNDVADLYDRVPVGTKVVIRQKPEL; this comes from the coding sequence ATGACGGATTTTCGTCGCCTGACCGGGATGCTGGTGGCTGCGATCGGCCTGACCCTGTCGGCACCCCAGGCTTACGCGCAGCAGCCCGACCGCGGCGACGAGCCGGGCCTGATCGCCGACGACAGCTACCAGCTCGATCCGGAGTGGCAGAAGCAGGTCGTCTACTTCCGTACCACCGAACCGCCGGGCACCATCATCGTCTCGACCGCCGAACGGCACCTTTATCTGGTGCAGCCCGGCGGGCGCGCGATCCGCTATGGCATCGGCGTCGGCCGCGATGGTTTCCAATGGCAGGGGTTGGTGACCATCACCAACAAGAAGGAGTGGCCGGACTGGACACCACCCGCGGAGATGATCCAGCGCCAGCCCTATCTGCCGCGCTTCATGGCCGGCGGCCCCGGCAATCCGTTAGGGGCCCGCGCCATGTATCTCGGCACCACGGTCTACCGCATCCACGGCACCAACCGTCCTGATACGATTGGCACCAAGGTTTCCTCGGGCTGCTTCCGTCTCGTCAACAACGACGTCGCCGATCTCTATGACCGCGTCCCTGTCGGCACCAAGGTCGTTATCCGGCAGAAGCCCGAACTCTAA
- a CDS encoding sigma-70 family RNA polymerase sigma factor gives MPNVIAINAQASQSIIAAQATSDDMLLESIADGNRTAMHILYCRHNVRVYRFILRMVRDATAAEDLVSQVFLDVWRTAGQFQGRSQVSTWLFSIARFKALTAMRQRRFEDIDQEDVRQIPDDAETPESSLDRSDTSAILRACVQKLSPAHREIITLVYYHEKSVEEVGQIIGIPQSTVKTRMFYARKQLADLLKGAGIGRFAA, from the coding sequence ATGCCGAACGTCATCGCCATCAACGCCCAAGCCAGCCAGAGCATCATTGCCGCTCAGGCGACCTCGGACGACATGCTTCTCGAAAGCATTGCCGACGGCAACCGGACGGCCATGCACATCCTTTATTGCCGTCACAACGTGCGCGTCTATCGCTTCATCCTGCGCATGGTGCGTGACGCCACTGCGGCGGAAGATCTCGTCAGCCAGGTGTTTCTGGACGTGTGGCGGACTGCCGGCCAGTTCCAGGGCCGTTCCCAGGTTTCGACCTGGCTGTTCTCGATCGCCCGCTTCAAGGCCCTGACCGCGATGCGCCAGCGCCGCTTCGAGGACATCGACCAGGAGGACGTGCGCCAGATCCCTGACGATGCCGAGACGCCGGAGAGCTCGCTCGACCGCAGCGACACCAGTGCCATCCTGCGCGCCTGCGTGCAAAAACTGTCGCCCGCGCATCGCGAGATCATCACCCTCGTCTATTACCATGAGAAGTCGGTGGAGGAGGTCGGGCAGATCATCGGCATCCCCCAGAGCACCGTGAAGACCAGGATGTTCTACGCCCGCAAGCAGCTCGCCGATTTGCTTAAGGGCGCCGGCATCGGCCGTTTCGCCGCCTGA
- a CDS encoding acyl-CoA dehydrogenase family protein has product MSESKTSDSEAADLEQFRTETRAWLEANCPPEMRKPATSDADVFWGGRNAKFSSEPQRIWFERMRDKGWTVPDWPKEYGGGGLSAAEHKVLRAEMAKMGARPPLSSFGIWMLGPALLKYGNEAQKKEHLPKIAAGEIRWCQGYSEPNAGSDLASLQTRAESDGDDFVITGQKIWTSYANYADWIFCLVRTDPAAKKHDGISFILFDMTSKGVTTKPILLISGYSPFCETFFDGVRVPKSHVVGAVNRGWDVAKYLLQHERAMISGMGERGVGRPLGQIAADSVGTDGQGKLDDAMLRGRIASFDVDEAALAACAERAVDLAKAGQAHPAFSSAMKYYGTELNKRRYEILMSAGGVDALEWESERSRQGARPRAWLRTKANSIEGGTSEVMLGIVAKRILDLPGA; this is encoded by the coding sequence ATGTCTGAATCCAAGACCAGCGATTCTGAAGCCGCCGATCTCGAACAATTCCGCACCGAGACGCGGGCGTGGCTGGAAGCCAACTGCCCGCCGGAGATGCGCAAGCCCGCGACGTCGGACGCCGACGTGTTCTGGGGCGGGCGCAACGCAAAGTTCTCGTCCGAGCCGCAGCGCATCTGGTTCGAGCGCATGCGCGACAAGGGCTGGACCGTACCGGACTGGCCGAAGGAGTATGGCGGCGGAGGCCTGAGCGCTGCCGAGCACAAGGTGCTGCGCGCCGAGATGGCGAAGATGGGGGCGCGCCCGCCGCTGTCGAGCTTCGGCATCTGGATGCTCGGGCCGGCGCTGCTGAAATATGGCAACGAGGCGCAGAAGAAGGAGCATCTGCCGAAGATCGCGGCGGGCGAGATCCGCTGGTGCCAGGGCTATTCCGAGCCGAACGCCGGCTCCGATCTTGCCTCGCTCCAGACCCGCGCCGAGAGCGACGGCGACGACTTCGTCATCACCGGCCAGAAGATCTGGACCTCCTACGCCAACTATGCCGACTGGATCTTCTGTCTGGTGCGCACCGATCCTGCAGCGAAAAAGCACGACGGCATCAGCTTCATCCTGTTCGACATGACCTCGAAGGGGGTGACGACCAAGCCGATCCTGTTGATTTCGGGCTATTCGCCGTTCTGCGAGACCTTCTTCGACGGCGTCCGCGTGCCGAAATCGCACGTGGTCGGCGCTGTCAACCGCGGCTGGGACGTCGCAAAATACCTGCTCCAGCACGAGCGCGCGATGATCTCGGGCATGGGCGAGCGCGGCGTCGGCCGGCCGCTCGGCCAGATCGCCGCCGATTCCGTCGGCACCGACGGGCAAGGCAAGCTCGACGATGCCATGCTGCGCGGCCGGATCGCCAGCTTCGACGTCGACGAGGCGGCGCTGGCGGCCTGCGCCGAGCGCGCGGTCGATCTCGCCAAGGCAGGGCAGGCGCATCCGGCGTTCTCGTCGGCGATGAAATATTACGGCACCGAGCTCAACAAGCGCCGCTACGAGATCCTGATGTCGGCCGGCGGCGTCGATGCGCTGGAATGGGAGAGCGAGCGCTCCCGGCAGGGCGCCCGTCCGCGGGCCTGGTTGCGCACCAAGGCAAACTCGATCGAGGGCGGCACGTCCGAAGTCATGCTCGGCATCGTCGCCAAGCGCATCCTCGATCTGCCGGGGGCGTAA
- a CDS encoding carboxymuconolactone decarboxylase family protein, which yields MRLKLLSPGEMNESQRQTYDESIAGKRGKPPAPMMAWLNSPDMACHATRLGEVLRYETIFPAKLSEIAILVTARHWTAQYEWYAHKRLALAGGMDPRIIDAIRDRRTPEFDDPKGKMIYDLARSLHEGHGIEKGLYDEAIKLLGERGVVEVIGLCGYYTMVSMTLNAFEFELPEGEVPELS from the coding sequence ATGCGCCTGAAGCTTCTTTCGCCTGGCGAAATGAACGAGAGCCAGCGCCAGACTTACGACGAATCGATCGCGGGCAAGCGCGGCAAGCCGCCGGCGCCGATGATGGCATGGCTGAACAGCCCCGACATGGCCTGCCACGCTACCCGCCTCGGCGAGGTGCTGCGCTACGAAACCATCTTCCCGGCAAAGCTCTCCGAGATTGCGATCCTGGTGACGGCACGGCACTGGACTGCGCAATACGAATGGTACGCGCACAAGCGCCTGGCGCTTGCGGGCGGCATGGACCCGAGAATCATCGACGCGATCCGCGACCGCCGCACGCCTGAGTTCGACGACCCCAAGGGCAAGATGATCTACGACCTCGCGAGGTCGCTGCATGAGGGGCACGGCATCGAGAAAGGCCTCTATGATGAGGCGATCAAACTGCTCGGAGAACGCGGCGTCGTCGAGGTGATCGGTCTGTGCGGCTATTACACGATGGTGTCGATGACGCTGAACGCCTTTGAGTTCGAGCTGCCCGAGGGCGAAGTGCCGGAGCTTAGCTAG
- a CDS encoding response regulator, whose translation MTQSQHIMIVDDEAPAREMVGDYLKMHGFTVTLCDGGKSLRAAIQGSMPDLVVLDLNMPEEDGLSIIRDLKSRINVPVIMLTATASPIDRVVGLELGADDYVAKPCELRELMARIRSVLRRSVPAKAAAPDAAAAKSDKDQLVRFGTKWLDLEAQALRDDEGNEHPLTASEFGLLKVFAANPKRVLSRERLLELANARDAEAFDRAVDLRIMRIRRKIEPDPAKPAVIRTIRGGGYLFSPSGEKA comes from the coding sequence ATGACCCAAAGCCAGCACATCATGATCGTCGACGATGAAGCCCCGGCCCGGGAAATGGTCGGCGACTATCTCAAGATGCACGGCTTCACGGTGACGCTGTGCGACGGCGGCAAGTCCCTGCGCGCCGCGATCCAGGGCAGCATGCCCGATCTCGTCGTGCTCGATCTCAACATGCCCGAGGAAGACGGCCTCTCGATCATCCGCGACCTCAAGAGCCGCATCAACGTGCCTGTCATCATGCTGACGGCGACCGCGAGCCCGATCGATCGCGTGGTGGGGCTCGAGCTCGGCGCCGACGATTACGTTGCAAAGCCCTGCGAGTTGCGCGAGCTGATGGCGCGCATCCGCTCGGTGCTGCGCAGGAGCGTGCCGGCCAAGGCTGCGGCGCCGGATGCGGCGGCGGCGAAATCGGACAAGGACCAGCTGGTGCGCTTCGGCACCAAATGGCTCGACCTCGAAGCCCAGGCCTTGCGCGACGACGAGGGCAACGAGCATCCGCTGACGGCGTCCGAGTTCGGGCTCTTGAAGGTGTTCGCGGCCAATCCGAAGCGCGTGCTGTCGCGCGAGCGCCTGCTGGAATTGGCCAATGCGCGCGACGCCGAAGCCTTCGACCGCGCCGTCGACCTGCGCATCATGCGCATCCGCCGCAAGATCGAGCCGGACCCCGCCAAGCCGGCCGTGATCCGCACCATCCGCGGCGGCGGCTATCTGTTCTCGCCGTCGGGCGAGAAAGCGTAG
- a CDS encoding cytochrome c biogenesis CcdA family protein: MLELLFAVLAGILTIAAPCTLPMLPILLGASIGRAGHWRPAMIALGFVISFSATALLLGAITRLFDFDPNVLREAASILLLGFGLLMLWPAPFEWLSIRLNGWLDLGSASGVQREGALGGLILGTTLGLVWTPCAGPVLGSILTLVATSKDLTWAGTLLIAYAIGAAIPMLAIAYGGQAATARVRSLARISPRLQQGFGVVVIGFAVAAYFQYDTLIVAWLTGFYPTGQIGL; the protein is encoded by the coding sequence ATGCTCGAGCTTCTGTTCGCCGTCCTTGCCGGCATCCTCACCATCGCCGCACCCTGCACGCTGCCGATGCTGCCGATCCTGCTCGGCGCCTCCATCGGGCGCGCGGGGCACTGGCGGCCTGCGATGATCGCGCTCGGCTTCGTCATCTCATTCTCGGCGACCGCGCTGCTGCTGGGAGCGATCACCCGCCTGTTCGATTTCGATCCGAACGTGTTGCGCGAGGCGGCGTCGATCCTGCTGCTCGGCTTCGGCCTGTTGATGCTGTGGCCGGCGCCGTTCGAATGGCTGTCGATCCGGCTCAATGGCTGGCTCGATCTCGGTAGCGCAAGCGGCGTGCAGCGCGAGGGCGCGCTCGGCGGGCTCATCCTCGGCACCACGCTCGGCCTGGTCTGGACGCCCTGCGCCGGCCCGGTGCTCGGCTCGATCCTGACGCTGGTTGCGACCTCCAAGGATCTGACCTGGGCCGGCACGCTGCTGATCGCCTACGCGATCGGCGCCGCGATCCCGATGCTGGCAATCGCCTATGGCGGACAGGCTGCGACCGCGCGCGTGCGCAGCCTCGCGCGGATCTCGCCGCGCCTGCAGCAGGGCTTTGGCGTCGTCGTGATCGGCTTCGCGGTCGCCGCCTATTTCCAATACGACACGCTGATCGTGGCGTGGCTCACCGGCTTCTACCCGACCGGCCAGATCGGCCTGTAA
- a CDS encoding DUF3369 domain-containing protein, whose product MAEQDDVLHLIDDTGTASEDSNARKWKIAVIDDDPAVHDGTRFALSDYSLNGQGLEILSAYSAAEGRKLMAEHGDIAAVLLDVIMETDVAGLELVEFIRNEIRNETVRIILRTGQPGQAPERRVIVQYDINDYKAKTELTADKLFTSLTAALRSYQQLERMVQTRRGLEIIIDAASTLYDFKSMQRLAEGVLTQLASLLNADCAGILVLRDNGGIDPELSVLAGSGCYSRFIGTTTSKALDPELREMVEAAFQRRKNEFADHRSVIYLRTGSGREVVVLLQAERELSETDRSLVEIFSSRLSIAFDNVILYQQLQDANAQLEDRVAQRTRALMQANRRLSAQWLRLQRANGFKNEILGTVAHDLKNPLGVILGRTEMLKELISTGASQGGVVAQVDHIRDATKRLTTMVDHLISDAMADAFDITIRREPVDVAALVKEVAEANQPLAVNKQQAISVTAPPNIVTMCDTDRIREAIDNLISNAIKYSPIGGRIAVAVSHEGGDTIVRVSDEGAGLSPEDLGRLFGRFQRLSAKPTAGESSTGLGLSIVKRIIDMHGGEVTAESEGPGRGSTFTITLPATEMP is encoded by the coding sequence ATGGCCGAACAGGACGATGTCCTCCACCTGATCGACGACACCGGTACCGCGTCGGAGGATAGCAACGCCCGGAAGTGGAAGATCGCCGTCATCGACGACGATCCCGCCGTGCATGACGGCACCCGTTTCGCGCTGTCCGACTACAGCCTCAACGGCCAGGGCCTGGAGATCCTGTCGGCCTATTCCGCGGCGGAAGGCCGCAAGCTGATGGCCGAGCACGGCGACATCGCCGCCGTGCTGCTCGACGTCATCATGGAGACCGACGTCGCCGGCCTCGAGCTGGTCGAGTTCATCCGCAACGAGATCAGGAACGAGACCGTGCGCATCATCCTGCGCACCGGCCAGCCCGGCCAGGCGCCGGAGCGGCGCGTGATCGTGCAGTATGACATCAACGACTACAAGGCCAAGACCGAGCTCACCGCCGACAAGCTGTTCACCTCGCTGACCGCGGCGCTGCGCTCCTATCAGCAGCTCGAGCGCATGGTGCAGACCCGGCGCGGTCTCGAGATCATCATCGACGCCGCCTCGACGCTGTACGATTTCAAGTCGATGCAGCGGCTCGCCGAGGGCGTGCTGACCCAGCTCGCCTCGCTGCTCAACGCCGATTGCGCCGGCATCCTGGTCCTGCGCGACAATGGCGGCATCGATCCCGAACTGTCGGTGCTTGCCGGCAGCGGCTGCTACAGCCGCTTCATCGGCACCACGACGTCGAAGGCGCTCGACCCCGAATTGCGCGAGATGGTGGAAGCCGCGTTCCAGCGCCGCAAGAACGAATTCGCCGACCATCGCAGCGTGATCTATTTGCGCACCGGAAGCGGCCGCGAGGTCGTGGTGCTGCTGCAGGCCGAGCGCGAGCTGTCCGAGACCGACCGCTCGCTGGTCGAGATCTTCTCCAGCCGGCTCTCGATCGCCTTCGACAACGTCATCCTCTACCAGCAGCTTCAGGACGCCAACGCGCAGCTTGAGGACCGCGTCGCCCAGCGCACCCGCGCCCTGATGCAGGCCAATCGCCGCCTCTCGGCGCAATGGCTGCGGCTGCAGCGCGCCAACGGCTTCAAGAACGAGATCCTCGGCACCGTCGCGCACGATCTGAAGAATCCGCTCGGCGTCATTCTCGGCCGCACCGAGATGCTGAAGGAGCTGATCTCGACCGGCGCGTCGCAAGGCGGCGTGGTCGCCCAGGTCGACCATATCCGCGACGCCACCAAGCGCCTGACCACGATGGTCGACCATCTGATCTCGGACGCGATGGCCGACGCCTTCGACATCACCATCCGCCGCGAGCCGGTCGACGTCGCCGCCCTGGTCAAGGAGGTCGCCGAGGCGAACCAGCCGCTCGCCGTCAACAAGCAGCAGGCGATCAGCGTCACCGCGCCGCCCAACATCGTCACCATGTGCGACACCGACCGCATCCGCGAGGCGATCGACAATCTCATCAGCAACGCCATCAAATACTCACCGATCGGCGGCAGGATCGCCGTCGCGGTCAGCCACGAGGGCGGCGATACCATCGTTCGCGTCAGCGACGAGGGCGCCGGCCTGTCGCCGGAGGATCTCGGTCGCCTGTTCGGCCGGTTCCAAAGGCTGTCGGCCAAGCCGACCGCCGGCGAGAGCTCGACCGGGCTTGGGCTCTCCATCGTCAAGCGTATTATCGACATGCATGGCGGCGAGGTGACCGCCGAAAGCGAGGGCCCCGGCAGGGGCTCGACCTTCACCATCACCCTGCCCGCGACCGAAATGCCGTGA
- a CDS encoding acyl-CoA dehydrogenase family protein: MALVLTEEQSMLRDSARGLISDKAPVSHLRHLRDSKDPTGFSKEFWHSFAEMGFAGLLVPEEFGGSGLGNLEAGVVMEEIGRTLMPSPFLATSVVAASALNRGGNAAQKSEYLPKISSGSLLATLAIDEGAKHRPLQTSLQAMRAGNGFKLSGAKALVVDGHVADLLIVAARTAGSAGEREGLTLFLVNPKAKGVAVERTIMVDAHNAARIEFANVEVNADSVLGEVDQGASLLDGVLDIGRGAVASEMVGLSDEVFGRTVEYLKNRKQFGRLIGEFQALQHRAAELYVDIEITRAAVMKALQALDADVAKAASSVAVAKARAGTTATRAVQEGVQMHGGMGMTDQFDIGFFMKRARVCEELFGDANYHTEQLARTRGY, translated from the coding sequence ATGGCCCTCGTCCTCACCGAAGAACAATCGATGCTCCGCGACAGCGCGCGCGGGCTGATCAGCGACAAGGCGCCGGTATCGCACCTGCGACACTTGCGCGACTCCAAGGACCCCACCGGCTTCTCCAAGGAGTTTTGGCATTCCTTCGCCGAGATGGGCTTTGCCGGTCTCCTGGTGCCGGAAGAGTTCGGCGGCAGCGGCCTCGGCAATCTCGAGGCCGGCGTCGTGATGGAGGAGATCGGCCGCACCTTGATGCCTTCGCCCTTCCTCGCCACCAGCGTGGTCGCGGCCTCCGCGCTGAACCGCGGCGGCAACGCCGCGCAGAAATCGGAATATCTGCCGAAGATCTCCAGTGGCTCGTTGCTCGCGACGCTGGCGATCGACGAAGGCGCAAAACACCGTCCGCTTCAGACCAGCCTGCAGGCCATGCGCGCCGGCAACGGCTTCAAGCTCAGTGGCGCCAAGGCGCTGGTGGTTGACGGTCACGTCGCCGATCTCCTCATCGTCGCGGCGCGCACCGCGGGCTCCGCCGGCGAACGCGAAGGGCTGACGCTGTTCCTGGTCAACCCCAAGGCGAAGGGCGTCGCGGTCGAACGCACGATCATGGTCGACGCACACAATGCGGCGCGGATCGAGTTTGCGAATGTCGAGGTCAATGCCGACAGCGTGCTCGGCGAGGTCGATCAGGGCGCTTCCCTGCTCGACGGCGTGCTCGACATCGGCCGCGGCGCGGTGGCATCGGAAATGGTGGGCCTCAGCGACGAGGTCTTTGGCCGCACGGTCGAATACCTCAAGAACAGAAAGCAGTTCGGCAGGCTGATCGGCGAATTCCAGGCGCTGCAGCACCGCGCCGCCGAGCTCTATGTCGACATCGAGATCACCCGCGCCGCCGTGATGAAGGCGCTTCAGGCGCTGGATGCCGATGTCGCCAAGGCCGCATCAAGTGTCGCGGTCGCAAAGGCCCGCGCCGGCACCACCGCCACGCGCGCGGTGCAGGAGGGGGTGCAGATGCATGGCGGCATGGGCATGACCGACCAGTTCGACATCGGCTTCTTCATGAAGCGCGCGCGGGTGTGCGAGGAATTGTTCGGGGATGCCAATTACCACACCGAGCAGCTCGCGCGGACGCGGGGATATTGA